A window of Auraticoccus monumenti contains these coding sequences:
- a CDS encoding MazG family protein: protein MTRLRRECPWDAEQTHESLVRYLVEETCEVVEAIEDGSDTDLREELGDLLLQVVFHATIAAERGTFTLDDVAREVADKLVARHPYVFAGSDLPPDLEGSWEQRKRTEKGRTSALDGIPARLSALTRGHKVVSRTRSHGVDVALPADPVTEDELGDGLLALVARAQASGLDAEQVLRGRLRALETEVRTTE, encoded by the coding sequence ATGACGCGGCTCCGCCGGGAGTGCCCGTGGGACGCCGAGCAGACCCACGAGAGCCTGGTCCGCTACCTGGTCGAGGAGACCTGCGAGGTGGTGGAGGCCATCGAGGACGGCTCCGACACCGACCTGCGTGAGGAGCTCGGCGACCTGCTGCTCCAGGTGGTCTTCCACGCCACCATCGCCGCCGAACGGGGCACCTTCACCCTCGACGACGTCGCCCGGGAGGTGGCCGACAAGCTGGTGGCCCGCCACCCCTACGTCTTCGCCGGCTCGGACCTGCCGCCTGACCTGGAGGGCAGCTGGGAGCAGCGGAAGCGGACCGAGAAGGGGCGGACGTCCGCCCTCGACGGCATCCCCGCCCGGCTCTCCGCGCTGACCCGCGGGCACAAGGTGGTGTCCCGCACCCGCTCCCACGGCGTCGACGTCGCCCTGCCCGCCGACCCGGTCACCGAGGACGAGCTGGGGGACGGGCTGCTGGCCCTGGTCGCCCGCGCCCAGGCGTCCGGCCTCGACGCCGAGCAGGTCCTGCGCGGCCGGCTCCGGGCCCTGGAGACCGAGGTCCGCACCACCGAGTGA
- the eno gene encoding phosphopyruvate hydratase, whose amino-acid sequence MSYIEFVDAREILDSRGNPTVEVQVILDDGSEGRAAVPSGASTGAFEAVELRDGDASRYGGKGVLKAVDNVIETIFPAVHGLDADEQRLVDQTMLELDGTDNKANLGANAILGVSLAVARAAAESAELPLFRYIGGPNAHTLPVPMMNILNGGSHADSDVDVQEFMIAPIGASSFREALEQGTSVYHALKAVLKKRGLATGLGDEGGFAPNLPQNVAALELIAEAVGNTGLTLGTDIVMALDVAASEFFADGVYTFDKTQKSAEEMLAVYQDWMRQFPIVSIEDPLAEDDWSGWSALTAQLGDKVQVVGDDLFVTNVSRLQRGIDEKAANALLVKVNQIGSLTETLDAVELAHRNGFRCMMSHRSGETEDTTIADLAVATNCGQIKTGAPARSERVAKYNQLLRIEEDLDDAARYAGAAAFPRYTAV is encoded by the coding sequence GTGTCCTACATCGAATTCGTCGACGCGCGCGAGATCCTCGACTCCCGAGGCAACCCCACCGTCGAGGTCCAGGTCATCCTGGACGACGGCTCCGAGGGTCGCGCCGCCGTTCCCTCCGGCGCCTCCACCGGCGCCTTCGAGGCGGTCGAGCTGCGTGACGGCGACGCCTCCCGCTACGGCGGCAAGGGTGTGCTGAAGGCCGTGGACAACGTCATCGAGACGATCTTCCCCGCCGTGCACGGTCTCGACGCCGACGAGCAGCGCCTGGTCGACCAGACCATGCTGGAGCTGGACGGCACCGACAACAAGGCCAACCTCGGCGCCAACGCCATCCTCGGCGTCTCCCTGGCCGTGGCCCGCGCCGCCGCCGAGTCCGCCGAGCTGCCGCTCTTCCGCTACATCGGCGGGCCGAACGCCCACACCCTGCCGGTGCCGATGATGAACATCCTCAACGGCGGCTCCCACGCCGACTCCGACGTGGACGTCCAGGAGTTCATGATCGCCCCGATCGGCGCGAGCAGCTTCCGTGAGGCCCTGGAGCAGGGCACCAGCGTCTACCACGCGCTGAAGGCGGTGCTGAAGAAGAGGGGCCTGGCCACCGGGCTGGGCGACGAGGGTGGTTTCGCCCCCAACCTGCCCCAGAACGTGGCCGCGCTGGAGCTGATCGCCGAGGCCGTCGGCAACACCGGCCTGACGCTGGGCACCGACATCGTGATGGCCCTGGACGTGGCCGCCTCGGAGTTCTTCGCCGACGGCGTCTACACCTTCGACAAGACCCAGAAGTCGGCCGAGGAGATGCTCGCGGTCTACCAGGACTGGATGCGCCAGTTCCCGATCGTCTCCATCGAGGACCCGCTGGCCGAGGACGACTGGTCCGGCTGGTCCGCCCTGACCGCCCAGCTGGGGGACAAGGTGCAGGTGGTCGGCGACGACCTCTTCGTCACCAACGTGTCCCGCCTGCAGCGCGGCATCGACGAGAAGGCCGCCAACGCCCTGCTGGTCAAGGTCAACCAGATCGGCTCGCTGACCGAGACCCTGGACGCGGTCGAGCTGGCCCACCGCAACGGGTTCCGCTGCATGATGAGCCACCGCTCCGGCGAGACCGAGGACACCACCATCGCCGACCTCGCCGTGGCCACCAACTGCGGCCAGATCAAGACCGGCGCCCCGGCCCGCTCCGAGCGGGTGGCCAAGTACAACCAGCTGCTGCGCATCGAGGAGGACCTCGACGACGCCGCCCGCTACGCCGGTGCCGCCGCCTTCCCGCGGTACACCGCGGTCTGA
- a CDS encoding FtsB family cell division protein — translation MVVPRFARSLGITRRAVAMVVVLAVLVLSYASSLRIYLDQQRDAAEARAEIAVTEARIADLEDQLDRWEDPAFVRAQARERLGWVVPGETGYVVVGADGKPVEGGTRIESARPDGEQPAADAWWARMAGSVEAADHPAPPPKEEATVPDPDQPR, via the coding sequence GTGGTCGTACCCCGCTTCGCCCGCTCGCTGGGGATCACCCGACGCGCGGTGGCGATGGTGGTGGTGCTGGCGGTGCTGGTCCTCTCCTACGCCTCCTCGCTGCGGATCTACCTCGACCAGCAGCGTGACGCCGCCGAGGCACGCGCCGAGATCGCCGTCACCGAGGCCCGGATCGCCGACCTGGAGGACCAGCTCGACCGCTGGGAGGACCCGGCCTTCGTCCGCGCCCAGGCGCGGGAGCGGCTCGGCTGGGTCGTGCCGGGGGAGACCGGCTACGTCGTGGTCGGGGCCGACGGCAAGCCCGTGGAGGGCGGCACCCGGATCGAGTCAGCGCGCCCCGACGGCGAGCAGCCCGCCGCCGACGCCTGGTGGGCGCGGATGGCCGGCAGCGTCGAGGCGGCCGACCACCCCGCCCCGCCGCCCAAGGAGGAGGCCACCGTGCCCGATCCCGACCAGCCCCGATGA
- a CDS encoding DUF501 domain-containing protein, whose product MSGDETAGTRTTDRLEPMDEADRAAVGAQLGRPPRGVAGVAWRCPCGKPGVVATEPRLPDGTPFPTTYYLTCPRATAECSRHESRGLMAEMTERLGIDAELRASHTRAHEAYLADRARLGEVPEIAGVSAGGMPDRVKCLHVLVGHALAAGPGVSVLGDEAVAAVGEFWHRPCLTEDAGPTGAADAEEPR is encoded by the coding sequence ATGAGCGGGGACGAGACCGCGGGCACCCGCACCACCGACCGGCTGGAGCCGATGGACGAGGCCGACCGCGCGGCCGTCGGGGCCCAGCTCGGACGTCCGCCGCGCGGCGTCGCCGGGGTGGCCTGGCGCTGCCCCTGCGGCAAGCCCGGGGTGGTGGCCACCGAGCCGCGCCTGCCCGACGGCACACCGTTCCCCACCACCTACTACCTGACCTGCCCGCGCGCCACCGCCGAGTGCTCCCGGCACGAGTCCCGCGGCCTGATGGCGGAGATGACCGAGCGGCTGGGCATCGACGCCGAGCTCCGGGCGTCGCACACCCGGGCCCACGAGGCCTACCTCGCCGACCGGGCCCGGCTGGGTGAGGTCCCCGAGATCGCCGGGGTCAGCGCCGGGGGCATGCCGGACCGGGTCAAGTGCCTGCACGTGCTGGTCGGTCACGCCCTGGCCGCGGGCCCCGGGGTCAGCGTGCTCGGGGACGAGGCCGTGGCCGCCGTCGGGGAGTTCTGGCACCGACCCTGCCTGACCGAGGACGCCGGCCCGACCGGCGCCGCCGACGCCGAGGAGCCCCGATGA